Proteins from a genomic interval of Rosa chinensis cultivar Old Blush chromosome 2, RchiOBHm-V2, whole genome shotgun sequence:
- the LOC112188104 gene encoding uncharacterized protein LOC112188104 isoform X6 — MKPKSSTDAKMEKEEQKNNVAEGKKRKNDCGEDTVALGKFVKIQIPSKLRKQVIDDREFTSQLDRDILGMDSSQLNEANKKGSRRVWTREEESALLGILEDLVAKNHRHDNGTFKSGALNQVENALHNLFPESGLKAKPHIESKMKILKKQFRIVYEMVNKTGFEWNDEKKCVMVDTEETWKAYLQHHKEADGWRGKFFPLYDRLGYIFKADCALGEGSRTSADIDQELNCMDVSTTDFEIEEDTFPRLVDQVSTNKQTDQSHSSPSKRRRDDDSGGSSQINETNEKNGRHLWTKEEDDAVLGILEDLVAKGPLYDNGTFRSGTFAQIEDALRHLCLASGLKARHIESKVKNWKRKCSIVSDMLNRNGFSWNNVMKCVEVDNGETWKSYVQTHREADKWRGKYFPIFDRLTHIFDVDRATVKTTQAQDEIAEEINCFEVNSTDFGIEEGTCPRSVDQLITKQTDHSHSSERKRRREDDTGGSSHIDETSKRRRRRTWTEEEEDALLGILEDLIAKGHRYEKGTFKPGTSTLIEDALSKLCPASGLKASPHVESKIKKLKQECSIVCDMLNTDGFSWNNEMKCVEVDSETWKRFVQHHKEADKWRGKFFPLFERLIYIFEVGCPIAKTTQTPAEMVEEMNCVEFNTTDFGTLKDACPKAVEQVSTTKDIDQSHSLPSKGREDDMGGIHHINETNRKRRRRKWTKEEEDALLSILEDLVAKGHRFHNKTFRSGTLTLIENTLCNLCPASGLKAYPHVESKIKKLKKGFSTVCDILNSGFGWNDRTKCVVVECEESWKGFVQHHKEAGKWRYRHFPLYDRLAHIFGVDSTNVKASQAHIEAVEGINSDEVESGDLGIEEDTNSRSVDRISTNKEADNSHSPQRNSRRQDDDLGASLNKVAASFVGMMQTSKEQMRVLIENLQSKDKNESLQPKDVNESLSKDKNESQQSKGNNESLQSKDNRTGQLRSELKKLGLSITDRVKALRLLMADTWNADFFLTLDEEEKLEFVKQLIDESSKK, encoded by the exons ATGAAGCCAAAAAGCTCTACTG AtgcaaaaatggagaaagaggAGCAGAAGAACAATG TGGCAGAAGGGAAGAAGCGAAAGAATGACTGTGGTGAG GACACTGTTGCCTTGGGAAAATTTGTCAAGATTCAAATTCCTTCAAAATTAAGAAAGCAAGTCATTGATGATCGGGAATTTACTTCTCAGCTGGATAGG GACATTTTAGGAATGGATAGTAGTCAACTCAATGAGGCAAATAAAAAAGGGAGTAGACGGGTATGGACCAGAGAGGAGGAGTCTGCACTTTTAGGCATCCTAGAGGATCTAGTTGCAAAGAATCATCGTCATGATAATGGTACTTTCAAAAGTGGAGCATTGAATCAAGTAGAAAATGCCTTGCACAATTTGTTTCCAGAGTCTGGCCTGAAAGCAAAACCACACATTGAgtcaaaaatgaaaatattgaagaAGCAGTTCCGTATAGTTTATGAAATGGTGAACAAAACTGGGTTTGAATGGAATGATGAAAAGAAATGTGTGATGGTTGATACTGAAGAGACATGGAAAGCGTATCTTCAG CATCACAAGGAGGCAGATGGGTGGAGGGGTAAATTTTTTCCGCTTTATGACAGGCTTGGTTATATATTCAAAGCGGACTGTGCACTTGGAGAAGGGTCTCGAACTTCAGCTGATATAGATCAGGAGTTGAATTGTATGGATGTTAGTACAACTGACTTTGAGATAGAGGAAGACACTTTTCCAAGGTTAGTTGACCAAGTCTCAACTAACAAGCAAACAGATCAATCTCATTCCTCACCAAGTAAGAGGAGAAGAGATGATGACTCCGGAGGTAGTAGTCAAATCaatgaaacaaatgaaaagaatGGCAGACATTTATGGACCAAGGAGGAGGATGATGCAGTTTTAGGCATTCTAGAGGATCTAGTTGCAAAGGGTCCTCTTTATGATAATGGTACTTTCAGATCTGGTACATTCGCTCAAATAGAAGATGCCTTGCGTCATTTATGTCTAGCCTCAGGGCTGAAAGCTAGACATATTGAGTCAAAAGTTAAGAACTGGAAAAGGAAATGCAGCATAGTAAGTGACATGCTCAACAGAAATGGGTTTAGCTGGAATAATGTGATGAAATGTGTGGAGGTTGACAATGGAGAAACATGGAAATCCTATGTTCAG ACTCATAGGGAGGCAGATAAGTGGAGGGGAAAATATTTTCCAATTTTTGACAGACTTACTCATATATTTGATGTGGACCGCGCAACTGTAAAAACAACCCAAGCACAAGATGAGATAGCTGAGGAGATCAACTGTTTTGAGGTTAATTCAACTGACTTTGGGATAGAGGAAGGCACTTGTCCAAGGTCAGTTGACCAATTGATTACCAAGCAAACAGATCATTCTCATTCCTCAGAAAgaaagaggaggagagaggatGATACAGGAGGTAGTAGTCATATCGATGAGACAAGTAAAAGAAGGCGCAGACGTACGTGGACCGAGGAGGAGGAAGACGCACTTTTAGGCATTCTAGAGGATCTAATTGCGAAGGGTCACCGTTACGAAAAGGGTACTTTCAAACCTGGTACGTCAACTCTAATAGAAGATGCCTTATCCAAATTATGTCCAGCCTCAGGACTGAAAGCTAGCCCACATGttgagtcaaaaattaaaaagttgAAACAGGAATGCAGTATTGTATGTGACATGCTCAACACAGATGGCTTTAGTTGGAACAATGAGATGAAATGTGTGGAGGTTGACAGTGAAACATGGAAAAGATTTGTTCAG CATCATAAGGAGGCAGATAAGTGGAGGGGGAAATTTTTTCCACTTTTTGAAAGACTTATTTATATATTTGAAGTGGGCTGCCCAATTGCAAAAACAACCCAAACTCCAGCTGAAATGGTTGAGGAGATGAACTGTGTTGAGTTTAATACAACTGACTTTGGGACACTGAAAGACGCTTGTCCAAAGGCAGTTGAACAAGTCTCAACAACCAAGGACATAGATCAATCTCATTCACTACCAAGTAAGGGAAGAGAAGATGATATGGGAGGTATTCATCATATCAATGAGACAAATAGAAAAAGGAGAAGGCGTAAATGGaccaaggaggaggaggatgcacTTTTAAGCATCTTAGAGGATCTAGTTGCAAAGGGTCATCGTTTCCATAATAAAACTTTCAGATCTGGTACATTGACACTAATAGAAAACACTTTGTGCAATTTATGTCCAGCATCAGGACTGAAAGCTTACCCACACGttgagtcaaaaattaaaaaattgaagAAGGGATTCAGTACAGTGTGTGACATACTCAACAGTGGGTTTGGGTGGAATGATAGAACAAAATGTGTGGTGGTTGAATGTGAAGAATCATGGAAAGGCTTTGTTCAG CATCATAAGGAGGCGGGGAAGTGGAGATACAGACATTTTCCACTTTATGATAGACTTGCTCATATATTTGGAGTGGACTCCACAAATGTAAAAGCATCTCAAGCTCATATTGAAGCAGTAGAGGGGATTAATAGTGATGAGGTTGAGTCAGGTGACTTGGGGATAGAGGAAGACACAAACTCAAGGTCTGTTGACCGCATCTCAACAAACAAAGAAGCAGATAATTCTCATTCCCCACAAAGAAATAGCAGAAGACAAGATGATGATTTAGGTGCTTCGTTAAACAAAGTTGCTGCGTCATTTGTGGGAATGATGCAAACTTCAAAGGAGCAAATGCGAGTACTAATCGAAAATCTGCAGTCGAAAGATAAAAATGAGTCCCTGCAACCAAAAGATGTCAATGAGTCTCTATCCAAAGATAAGAATGAATCTCAGCAATCCAAAGGTAACAATGAATCTCTGCAGTCAAAAGATAACAGAACAGGTCAGTTACGGTCTGAGCTTAAAAAGTTGGGGCTTTCTATTACTGATCGAGTGAAAGCATTAAGACTACTCATGGCTGATACTTGGAATGCTGATTTTTTTCTTACTTTGGATGAGGAAGAGAAATTGGAATTTGTAAAGCAACTCATTGATGAATCATCTAAGAAGTAA
- the LOC112188104 gene encoding uncharacterized protein LOC112188104 isoform X7, giving the protein MQKWRKRSRRTMWQKGRSERMTVDTVALGKFVKIQIPSKLRKQVIDDREFTSQLDRDILGMDSSQLNEANKKGSRRVWTREEESALLGILEDLVAKNHRHDNGTFKSGALNQVENALHNLFPESGLKAKPHIESKMKILKKQFRIVYEMVNKTGFEWNDEKKCVMVDTEETWKAYLQHHKEADGWRGKFFPLYDRLGYIFKADCALGEGSRTSADIDQELNCMDVSTTDFEIEEDTFPRLVDQVSTNKQTDQSHSSPSKRRRDDDSGGSSQINETNEKNGRHLWTKEEDDAVLGILEDLVAKGPLYDNGTFRSGTFAQIEDALRHLCLASGLKARHIESKVKNWKRKCSIVSDMLNRNGFSWNNVMKCVEVDNGETWKSYVQTHREADKWRGKYFPIFDRLTHIFDVDRATVKTTQAQDEIAEEINCFEVNSTDFGIEEGTCPRSVDQLITKQTDHSHSSERKRRREDDTGGSSHIDETSKRRRRRTWTEEEEDALLGILEDLIAKGHRYEKGTFKPGTSTLIEDALSKLCPASGLKASPHVESKIKKLKQECSIVCDMLNTDGFSWNNEMKCVEVDSETWKRFVQHHKEADKWRGKFFPLFERLIYIFEVGCPIAKTTQTPAEMVEEMNCVEFNTTDFGTLKDACPKAVEQVSTTKDIDQSHSLPSKGREDDMGGIHHINETNRKRRRRKWTKEEEDALLSILEDLVAKGHRFHNKTFRSGTLTLIENTLCNLCPASGLKAYPHVESKIKKLKKGFSTVCDILNSGFGWNDRTKCVVVECEESWKGFVQHHKEAGKWRYRHFPLYDRLAHIFGVDSTNVKASQAHIEAVEGINSDEVESGDLGIEEDTNSRSVDRISTNKEADNSHSPQRNSRRQDDDLGASLNKVAASFVGMMQTSKEQMRVLIENLQSKDKNESLQPKDVNESLSKDKNESQQSKGNNESLQSKDNRTGQLRSELKKLGLSITDRVKALRLLMADTWNADFFLTLDEEEKLEFVKQLIDESSKK; this is encoded by the exons AtgcaaaaatggagaaagaggAGCAGAAGAACAATG TGGCAGAAGGGAAGAAGCGAAAGAATGACTGTG GACACTGTTGCCTTGGGAAAATTTGTCAAGATTCAAATTCCTTCAAAATTAAGAAAGCAAGTCATTGATGATCGGGAATTTACTTCTCAGCTGGATAGG GACATTTTAGGAATGGATAGTAGTCAACTCAATGAGGCAAATAAAAAAGGGAGTAGACGGGTATGGACCAGAGAGGAGGAGTCTGCACTTTTAGGCATCCTAGAGGATCTAGTTGCAAAGAATCATCGTCATGATAATGGTACTTTCAAAAGTGGAGCATTGAATCAAGTAGAAAATGCCTTGCACAATTTGTTTCCAGAGTCTGGCCTGAAAGCAAAACCACACATTGAgtcaaaaatgaaaatattgaagaAGCAGTTCCGTATAGTTTATGAAATGGTGAACAAAACTGGGTTTGAATGGAATGATGAAAAGAAATGTGTGATGGTTGATACTGAAGAGACATGGAAAGCGTATCTTCAG CATCACAAGGAGGCAGATGGGTGGAGGGGTAAATTTTTTCCGCTTTATGACAGGCTTGGTTATATATTCAAAGCGGACTGTGCACTTGGAGAAGGGTCTCGAACTTCAGCTGATATAGATCAGGAGTTGAATTGTATGGATGTTAGTACAACTGACTTTGAGATAGAGGAAGACACTTTTCCAAGGTTAGTTGACCAAGTCTCAACTAACAAGCAAACAGATCAATCTCATTCCTCACCAAGTAAGAGGAGAAGAGATGATGACTCCGGAGGTAGTAGTCAAATCaatgaaacaaatgaaaagaatGGCAGACATTTATGGACCAAGGAGGAGGATGATGCAGTTTTAGGCATTCTAGAGGATCTAGTTGCAAAGGGTCCTCTTTATGATAATGGTACTTTCAGATCTGGTACATTCGCTCAAATAGAAGATGCCTTGCGTCATTTATGTCTAGCCTCAGGGCTGAAAGCTAGACATATTGAGTCAAAAGTTAAGAACTGGAAAAGGAAATGCAGCATAGTAAGTGACATGCTCAACAGAAATGGGTTTAGCTGGAATAATGTGATGAAATGTGTGGAGGTTGACAATGGAGAAACATGGAAATCCTATGTTCAG ACTCATAGGGAGGCAGATAAGTGGAGGGGAAAATATTTTCCAATTTTTGACAGACTTACTCATATATTTGATGTGGACCGCGCAACTGTAAAAACAACCCAAGCACAAGATGAGATAGCTGAGGAGATCAACTGTTTTGAGGTTAATTCAACTGACTTTGGGATAGAGGAAGGCACTTGTCCAAGGTCAGTTGACCAATTGATTACCAAGCAAACAGATCATTCTCATTCCTCAGAAAgaaagaggaggagagaggatGATACAGGAGGTAGTAGTCATATCGATGAGACAAGTAAAAGAAGGCGCAGACGTACGTGGACCGAGGAGGAGGAAGACGCACTTTTAGGCATTCTAGAGGATCTAATTGCGAAGGGTCACCGTTACGAAAAGGGTACTTTCAAACCTGGTACGTCAACTCTAATAGAAGATGCCTTATCCAAATTATGTCCAGCCTCAGGACTGAAAGCTAGCCCACATGttgagtcaaaaattaaaaagttgAAACAGGAATGCAGTATTGTATGTGACATGCTCAACACAGATGGCTTTAGTTGGAACAATGAGATGAAATGTGTGGAGGTTGACAGTGAAACATGGAAAAGATTTGTTCAG CATCATAAGGAGGCAGATAAGTGGAGGGGGAAATTTTTTCCACTTTTTGAAAGACTTATTTATATATTTGAAGTGGGCTGCCCAATTGCAAAAACAACCCAAACTCCAGCTGAAATGGTTGAGGAGATGAACTGTGTTGAGTTTAATACAACTGACTTTGGGACACTGAAAGACGCTTGTCCAAAGGCAGTTGAACAAGTCTCAACAACCAAGGACATAGATCAATCTCATTCACTACCAAGTAAGGGAAGAGAAGATGATATGGGAGGTATTCATCATATCAATGAGACAAATAGAAAAAGGAGAAGGCGTAAATGGaccaaggaggaggaggatgcacTTTTAAGCATCTTAGAGGATCTAGTTGCAAAGGGTCATCGTTTCCATAATAAAACTTTCAGATCTGGTACATTGACACTAATAGAAAACACTTTGTGCAATTTATGTCCAGCATCAGGACTGAAAGCTTACCCACACGttgagtcaaaaattaaaaaattgaagAAGGGATTCAGTACAGTGTGTGACATACTCAACAGTGGGTTTGGGTGGAATGATAGAACAAAATGTGTGGTGGTTGAATGTGAAGAATCATGGAAAGGCTTTGTTCAG CATCATAAGGAGGCGGGGAAGTGGAGATACAGACATTTTCCACTTTATGATAGACTTGCTCATATATTTGGAGTGGACTCCACAAATGTAAAAGCATCTCAAGCTCATATTGAAGCAGTAGAGGGGATTAATAGTGATGAGGTTGAGTCAGGTGACTTGGGGATAGAGGAAGACACAAACTCAAGGTCTGTTGACCGCATCTCAACAAACAAAGAAGCAGATAATTCTCATTCCCCACAAAGAAATAGCAGAAGACAAGATGATGATTTAGGTGCTTCGTTAAACAAAGTTGCTGCGTCATTTGTGGGAATGATGCAAACTTCAAAGGAGCAAATGCGAGTACTAATCGAAAATCTGCAGTCGAAAGATAAAAATGAGTCCCTGCAACCAAAAGATGTCAATGAGTCTCTATCCAAAGATAAGAATGAATCTCAGCAATCCAAAGGTAACAATGAATCTCTGCAGTCAAAAGATAACAGAACAGGTCAGTTACGGTCTGAGCTTAAAAAGTTGGGGCTTTCTATTACTGATCGAGTGAAAGCATTAAGACTACTCATGGCTGATACTTGGAATGCTGATTTTTTTCTTACTTTGGATGAGGAAGAGAAATTGGAATTTGTAAAGCAACTCATTGATGAATCATCTAAGAAGTAA
- the LOC112188104 gene encoding uncharacterized protein LOC112188104 isoform X3, protein MGNSSTDDSASDGDAPVFSEGEKVLAFHNTRIYEAKVQKAELRKNEWKYFVHYLGWNKVSWDEWVGVDRLLKHNEENIKKQQALNKKQDIITKSGRLTQMKPKSSTDAKMEKEEQKNNVAEGKKRKNDCGEDTVALGKFVKIQIPSKLRKQVIDDREFTSQLDRDILGMDSSQLNEANKKGSRRVWTREEESALLGILEDLVAKNHRHDNGTFKSGALNQVENALHNLFPESGLKAKPHIESKMKILKKQFRIVYEMVNKTGFEWNDEKKCVMVDTEETWKAYLQHHKEADGWRGKFFPLYDRLGYIFKADCALGEGSRTSADIDQELNCMDVSTTDFEIEEDTFPRLVDQVSTNKQTDQSHSSPSKRRRDDDSGGSSQINETNEKNGRHLWTKEEDDAVLGILEDLVAKGPLYDNGTFRSGTFAQIEDALRHLCLASGLKARHIESKVKNWKRKCSIVSDMLNRNGFSWNNVMKCVEVDNGETWKSYVQTHREADKWRGKYFPIFDRLTHIFDVDRATVKTTQAQDEIAEEINCFEVNSTDFGIEEGTCPRSVDQLITKQTDHSHSSERKRRREDDTGGSSHIDETSKRRRRRTWTEEEEDALLGILEDLIAKGHRYEKGTFKPGTSTLIEDALSKLCPASGLKASPHVESKIKKLKQECSIVCDMLNTDGFSWNNEMKCVEVDSETWKRFVQHHKEADKWRGKFFPLFERLIYIFEVGCPIAKTTQTPAEMVEEMNCVEFNTTDFGTLKDACPKAVEQVSTTKDIDQSHSLPSKGREDDMGGIHHINETNRKRRRRKWTKEEEDALLSILEDLVAKGHRFHNKTFRSGTLTLIENTLCNLCPASGLKAYPHVESKIKKLKKGFSTVCDILNSGFGWNDRTKCVVVECEESWKGFVQHHKEAGKWRYRHFPLYDRLAHIFGVDSTNVKASQAHIEAVEGINSDEVESGDLGIEEDTNSRSVDRISTNKEADNSHSPQRNSRRQDDDLGASLNKVAASFVGMMQTSKEQMRVLIENLQSKDKNESLQPKDVNESLSKDKNESQQSKGNNESLQSKDNRTGQLRSELKKLGLSITDRVKALRLLMADTWNADFFLTLDEEEKLEFVKQLIDESSKK, encoded by the exons ATGGGGAACTCGTCGACGGACGACTCGGCCTCCGACGGCGACGCTCCGGTCTTCTCCGAAGGCGAGAAGGTCCTCGCCTTCCACAACACTCGCATCTACGAAGCCAAG GTTCAAAAGGCGGAGCTGAGGAAAAACGAATGGAAATACTTTGTTCACTATCTT GGTTGGAATAAAGT CAGTTGGGACGAATGGGTAGGTGTGGATCGCCTGTTGAAACATAATGAAGAGAATATAAAGAAGCAACAGGCTCTTAACAAGAAACAGGACATAATTACAAAGTCTGGACGTTTGACTCAAATGAAGCCAAAAAGCTCTACTG AtgcaaaaatggagaaagaggAGCAGAAGAACAATG TGGCAGAAGGGAAGAAGCGAAAGAATGACTGTGGTGAG GACACTGTTGCCTTGGGAAAATTTGTCAAGATTCAAATTCCTTCAAAATTAAGAAAGCAAGTCATTGATGATCGGGAATTTACTTCTCAGCTGGATAGG GACATTTTAGGAATGGATAGTAGTCAACTCAATGAGGCAAATAAAAAAGGGAGTAGACGGGTATGGACCAGAGAGGAGGAGTCTGCACTTTTAGGCATCCTAGAGGATCTAGTTGCAAAGAATCATCGTCATGATAATGGTACTTTCAAAAGTGGAGCATTGAATCAAGTAGAAAATGCCTTGCACAATTTGTTTCCAGAGTCTGGCCTGAAAGCAAAACCACACATTGAgtcaaaaatgaaaatattgaagaAGCAGTTCCGTATAGTTTATGAAATGGTGAACAAAACTGGGTTTGAATGGAATGATGAAAAGAAATGTGTGATGGTTGATACTGAAGAGACATGGAAAGCGTATCTTCAG CATCACAAGGAGGCAGATGGGTGGAGGGGTAAATTTTTTCCGCTTTATGACAGGCTTGGTTATATATTCAAAGCGGACTGTGCACTTGGAGAAGGGTCTCGAACTTCAGCTGATATAGATCAGGAGTTGAATTGTATGGATGTTAGTACAACTGACTTTGAGATAGAGGAAGACACTTTTCCAAGGTTAGTTGACCAAGTCTCAACTAACAAGCAAACAGATCAATCTCATTCCTCACCAAGTAAGAGGAGAAGAGATGATGACTCCGGAGGTAGTAGTCAAATCaatgaaacaaatgaaaagaatGGCAGACATTTATGGACCAAGGAGGAGGATGATGCAGTTTTAGGCATTCTAGAGGATCTAGTTGCAAAGGGTCCTCTTTATGATAATGGTACTTTCAGATCTGGTACATTCGCTCAAATAGAAGATGCCTTGCGTCATTTATGTCTAGCCTCAGGGCTGAAAGCTAGACATATTGAGTCAAAAGTTAAGAACTGGAAAAGGAAATGCAGCATAGTAAGTGACATGCTCAACAGAAATGGGTTTAGCTGGAATAATGTGATGAAATGTGTGGAGGTTGACAATGGAGAAACATGGAAATCCTATGTTCAG ACTCATAGGGAGGCAGATAAGTGGAGGGGAAAATATTTTCCAATTTTTGACAGACTTACTCATATATTTGATGTGGACCGCGCAACTGTAAAAACAACCCAAGCACAAGATGAGATAGCTGAGGAGATCAACTGTTTTGAGGTTAATTCAACTGACTTTGGGATAGAGGAAGGCACTTGTCCAAGGTCAGTTGACCAATTGATTACCAAGCAAACAGATCATTCTCATTCCTCAGAAAgaaagaggaggagagaggatGATACAGGAGGTAGTAGTCATATCGATGAGACAAGTAAAAGAAGGCGCAGACGTACGTGGACCGAGGAGGAGGAAGACGCACTTTTAGGCATTCTAGAGGATCTAATTGCGAAGGGTCACCGTTACGAAAAGGGTACTTTCAAACCTGGTACGTCAACTCTAATAGAAGATGCCTTATCCAAATTATGTCCAGCCTCAGGACTGAAAGCTAGCCCACATGttgagtcaaaaattaaaaagttgAAACAGGAATGCAGTATTGTATGTGACATGCTCAACACAGATGGCTTTAGTTGGAACAATGAGATGAAATGTGTGGAGGTTGACAGTGAAACATGGAAAAGATTTGTTCAG CATCATAAGGAGGCAGATAAGTGGAGGGGGAAATTTTTTCCACTTTTTGAAAGACTTATTTATATATTTGAAGTGGGCTGCCCAATTGCAAAAACAACCCAAACTCCAGCTGAAATGGTTGAGGAGATGAACTGTGTTGAGTTTAATACAACTGACTTTGGGACACTGAAAGACGCTTGTCCAAAGGCAGTTGAACAAGTCTCAACAACCAAGGACATAGATCAATCTCATTCACTACCAAGTAAGGGAAGAGAAGATGATATGGGAGGTATTCATCATATCAATGAGACAAATAGAAAAAGGAGAAGGCGTAAATGGaccaaggaggaggaggatgcacTTTTAAGCATCTTAGAGGATCTAGTTGCAAAGGGTCATCGTTTCCATAATAAAACTTTCAGATCTGGTACATTGACACTAATAGAAAACACTTTGTGCAATTTATGTCCAGCATCAGGACTGAAAGCTTACCCACACGttgagtcaaaaattaaaaaattgaagAAGGGATTCAGTACAGTGTGTGACATACTCAACAGTGGGTTTGGGTGGAATGATAGAACAAAATGTGTGGTGGTTGAATGTGAAGAATCATGGAAAGGCTTTGTTCAG CATCATAAGGAGGCGGGGAAGTGGAGATACAGACATTTTCCACTTTATGATAGACTTGCTCATATATTTGGAGTGGACTCCACAAATGTAAAAGCATCTCAAGCTCATATTGAAGCAGTAGAGGGGATTAATAGTGATGAGGTTGAGTCAGGTGACTTGGGGATAGAGGAAGACACAAACTCAAGGTCTGTTGACCGCATCTCAACAAACAAAGAAGCAGATAATTCTCATTCCCCACAAAGAAATAGCAGAAGACAAGATGATGATTTAGGTGCTTCGTTAAACAAAGTTGCTGCGTCATTTGTGGGAATGATGCAAACTTCAAAGGAGCAAATGCGAGTACTAATCGAAAATCTGCAGTCGAAAGATAAAAATGAGTCCCTGCAACCAAAAGATGTCAATGAGTCTCTATCCAAAGATAAGAATGAATCTCAGCAATCCAAAGGTAACAATGAATCTCTGCAGTCAAAAGATAACAGAACAGGTCAGTTACGGTCTGAGCTTAAAAAGTTGGGGCTTTCTATTACTGATCGAGTGAAAGCATTAAGACTACTCATGGCTGATACTTGGAATGCTGATTTTTTTCTTACTTTGGATGAGGAAGAGAAATTGGAATTTGTAAAGCAACTCATTGATGAATCATCTAAGAAGTAA